The Bradyrhizobium barranii subsp. barranii genome segment GACCTCGGCGCGCCGCTGAAGCGGCCCGCAAACACCATCGAGGAGCCGCCGGACTGGCTCACATCCTTGGATCGGATTGCCGATCCGAGCCTGGCGAGACCTCGAGCGGCGGCAGGTTGATCATGCTCTGGAGCACCTCGCCGACCATGGCGAGATGCGTGCCGTGGCCGGCATATTGCCGCTTGAGATCGGCGAGATAGGTGTTGGCGACGTTGAGCCGCTGCGCCAGCGTGCGCGCGAGCAGCAGCGCGACCTCGGGCCGCTGGATGAGGAATGACGCCGCGTCCTCGAACTCATAGATGACCGAATCCGAGCTGGCCCGCACCGTTGCCGTATGTGGCAACCCGAGCAGCACGGACATCTCGCCGAACACGGCGCCGGGCTCGGTGATGGTCGCGACCACCGTGTCGCTCTTGAGCACCTCGAGCTTGCCCTCGACGAGGACGTAGAGATGGCCGCTGCTGGTGCCGCCCTCGGTAACGACC includes the following:
- a CDS encoding Crp/Fnr family transcriptional regulator — protein: MRAVLDHCTGGTERQVKAGTSVVTEGGTSSGHLYVLVEGKLEVLKSDTVVATITEPGAVFGEMSVLLGLPHTATVRASSDSVIYEFEDAASFLIQRPEVALLLARTLAQRLNVANTYLADLKRQYAGHGTHLAMVGEVLQSMINLPPLEVSPGSDRQSDPRM